The Intestinibaculum porci DNA window AAGAGATCCAAAAAGCTTGTTTCATTGTTAACAAGACATTACAATAGACATAGAATGTGTTGCTTTTTTTAGGTTTATATCAAGTTTGTTGGATGCGCTTGAAACCTAAAAATGATCCATGTATAGTATCATTGAACGGAGGTTAATATTATGGAACTCGAAAAAATGTTGGAAGAAAAAGCCCAGCAGTTATTTAATGGCACATTACGTGATTTAACAGACGAACAGACTTATATTACATTATTAAGCGTCGTTAAAGAACTCTTAGCAGATAAAAAGACTATTGAAGGGGAAAGAAAGGTTTACTATTTCTCCGCTGAATTCTTAATTGGTAAGTTAATGAGTAATAACTTAATCAACTTAGGAATTCGTAAAGAAGTCAAAGAGATTTTAAATAAAAATGGCAAGAGCTTAAGTGAAATTGAAGAAATCGAAAATGAACCATCTTTAGGAAATGGTGGTTTAGGCCGTTTAGCAGCCTGCTTCTTAGACTCTATTGCCACATTAGGCTTACCTGGTGATGGGATTGGTTTAAACTATCACTTAGGTTTATTCAAACAGGAATTCAAAGACAATAAACAGTATGAAACACCAAACCCTTGGATCGGGGAATACTCATGGTTAAATAAGACGAAGAAATCTTATATGGTCGAATATAAAGATTTCTGCTTAAAGTCAACATTATATGATATTGATGTCTTAGGTTATAAAGGTGATAAAAACAAATTACACTTATTTGATATCGATACTGTTGATGAATCTATCGTTCATGATGGCATTGCCTTTGATAAAGAAAACTTATTAAAGAATTTAACATTATTCTTATACCCAGATGATTCGGATGAAGATGGTAAGAAATTACGTGTTTACCAGCAGTACTTCATGGTGTCTAATGGCGCTCAGATGATCTTAGAAGATTTGAAGAGACGTAAAATCCCACTTACAGAATTAGACAAATATGTATGTATCCAGATCAATGATACCCACCCATCATTAGTCATCCCAGAATTAATCAGATTATTAATGAAGGAAGGTTTAACCTTCAAGAAATGTGTACAGATCGTTTCTCGTACCTGTGCCTATACTAACCATACGATCTTAGCGGAAGCGTTGGAAAAATGGCCAATGTACTACTTAGAAGAGATCGTGCCACAGTTAGTCCCAATTATTGAAGCCTTAGATGCGGTCGCAAATGAACGCAGCGATAATCCTAAGACTGCCATTATCGATGAAAATAAACTTGTTCATATGGCCTCTATGGATATCCATTTCGGTTTCTCAATCAATGGTGTAGCTGCCATCCATACGGATATCTTAAAACAGTCAGAATTAAAAGACTTCTATGATTTATATCCAAAGAAATTTAACAATAAAACTAACGGTATTACATTCCGTCGCTGGTTAATGGACTGTGATGAAGAATTAACGGATTTCATCGATTCCTTAATCGGTGAAGATTATAAGACGGATGCTGATGAATTAACAAAGTTAAGAGATTACTTAAATGATCATGATGCCTTAACGCGTTTATTAGACATCAAACAGACAAAGAAGAATCAGTTAGCGAAAGTGCTTTATGATAAAGAAGGCATCAAAGTTGATCCAGAATCCATCTTTGATATCCAGATCAAACGTTTGCACGAATACAAACGTCAGCAGATGAATGTTTTATACATCATCTATCAGTACTTACAGATCAAAGCAGGCCATTTACCTGCTCACCCAATTACCTGCATCTTTGGGGCTAAAGCAGCACCTGCTTACATCTTAGCTAAAGATATTATCCACACGATTCTCTGCCTCCAGCAGATCATCGATGCGGATCCAGAAGTATCACCATACTTAAAAGTTGTCATGGTTACAAACTACAACGTCACTTATGCGGAACAGTTAATCCCAGCCTGTGATTTATCAGAACAGATCTCTTTAGCTTCTAAAGAAGCTTCTGGTACCGGTAATATGAAGATGATGTTGAACGGGGCCGTAACAATTGGTACCGATGATGGGGCTAACGTCGAAATCCATGATTTAGTCGGTGACAAGAACATCTATATCTTCGGTATTGATTCTGATACAGTTATCAAACATTATGAAAAAGCGGATTACCATCCAGCAGATGTTTTAGCAAAAGATCCAGAATTAAAGAAATTAGTCGACTTCATCGTTTCTGATGAAATGGTTAAAGTCGGAGATCATGAATGCTTAGAACGTTTACATCATGATTTATGTACAAAAGACTGGTTCATGGCTTTAATTGATGCCAAAGACTACATTGAAACCAAAGAGCGTGCTATCAAGGACTACAATGATCGTTATGCATGGGCTAAGAAGATGTTAATCAACATCTCTGCAGCTGGTTATTTCTCAAGTGACAGAACGATCCGTCAGTACAATGAAGACATCTGGAAACTTAAATAGAGAAGCAGGCATTTTAATGCCTGTTTCTATGCTCAATGGACCACATGGTATTGGTGATTTTGGGGAATGTGCACGCCATTTCTTAAGATCAACAGCTAAAGCTGGCTTTGCCATCTGGCAACTGCTGCCATTAAATCCTTTGGGCTATGGAAACTCACCTTATCAGCCATATTCTTCTTTTGCGGGAGATGAAATCTATATTTCTTTAGATGAACTCACCAAAGAAGGATTAATTGGTGAAGTCCCTCATTTCAATGCGATGAATCATCACATTGATTATGAAGGCGTGAGACAATTTAAAGAAAAGTATTTACGCGAAGCATTCGCACACTTCAAAGAAGATGAAGACTACGCAGCCTTCATCAAACGGGCTTTCTGGCTCGATGATTATGCAAAATTCATGACCTTAAAGAAGGCTAATGGCAATAAGCAGTGGAACGAATGGACAACCTTTGATGTCGATGACAATGAAGTGGCTTATATTAAGTTCTTACAGTTTATTTTTGATAAACAGTGGGCTGCTTTAAAAGACTATGCCCATGCCTTGCACTTACAGGTAATGGGGGATATGCCTATTTACGTTGGGTTAGATAGTGCAGATGTCTATAGTCATAAAGAATGTTTCTTATTAGATCAGAATGACAAACCAACAGCGGTAGCTGGTGTCCCACCTGATTACTTCAGTGAAGATGGTCAGTTATGGGGCAATCCGCTCTATGACTGGGATTACCTGAAAGACCATGGTTACTCATTCTGGATGGAACGTTTAAGCTGGAACAAAGACTTATTCGATATTGTCCGCATCGATCACTTCCGTGCTTTCGATACGTACTGGAAAGTTCCAGCGGGAGAAACGACCGCCAAAAACGGCGAATGGATCTTAGGCCCAGCCTATGATTTCTTCGATGCGGTATTCGCTAAATTCCCTGACTTAAACGTCGTTGCCGAAGATTTAGGTGACTTACGTAAGGAAGTCTTAGAATTAAAAGATCATTATCATATGTTAGGTATGCGTATCGTAGAATACAGCTTTGGCCCTGATGAAGAAAAACATAACTTCGTCTTACCAGCTTTTGCAATCGCTTATACCGGGACTCATGATAATGCTCCAGTCAATGGCTGGTATCATGACTTACCAAAGAATGAACGTCGTCGCTTAAGAAAGATTATGTCGCATTATCCATATCATGGCGACATGGCTAATAAGTTAGTGCGTTTTACATTAGATTCACCATGTGTCAAAGCGATTATTCCAATGTTTGATTTATTAGGCTTAGGTAATGAAGCCCGCATCAATACGCCAGGAACCATCGGTGAACCAAACTGGTGTTATAAGTTAAATACCTTAGATGCTTATGATCGTAAGATCCATCGTATTCACTTATTATTAGAAAAATCACATCGTATTTAAAAAGGGGCTAACTATATAAAAATCAAGTAATTTTATGAAAAAGTTTGAAAATATTACGAGATTTTAGTTGGTTTACCTAAAGTATAGTAGAACTTTGAAAATTTGATATGTGCGTGAATTTATTCACAACAAAACTATGCAAAGATCCTTCAAATGTCATAACGATATATTATGGGAATTTTAATGAACTGGTTTTTATACTAGTTTTGCTGAATCAATTAATTCTCCGGTTATAAGGATGTGAAAGAGAATTCTAATCAGCTTTCTCACACAATGTCCTTGCGCACACCTATGGCTTTTACCTTCACTTATTTTCTTATCGTAAAAGTCCTTAAATACTTTATTGTTGTTAATAACGGGTGTTATGACCTGATAAAGCATTTTCCTGAGATATTTATTCCCTTTTTTAGTAATGGCGCTATGTCTTTGCTCATATTGGCTTGATTCATAGTGCATGGGAGTATCAATGTATTTTGTCAATTTTGATACTGAATTAAAGTTGCTAATGCAGCGGATTTCAGCTAGTATAGTGATACAGGAAGTGTGTGAAATTTCTGGAATGGTTAAGATAGGAGAGTTGGTCTTTTTAGAAAACTCTTCTATTTTTTTATCCACTTTTGTAAGCCCTTTACTTAACAACATGTACTGGTTTAAATGACTTTCCAGGGCATACTCTTCACCTATGTTAGGCATGGCTACAGATCTTTGCGTTCATGCTTTAAGATCCTCTGCTGTGAACCTTACACGTCTTCCTCGACAGCACTGATTCATGACTTTTCTGATCTCCCTTATATCGACTTTTGCAATGCTTGCAGTTATTTAAAGGCTTTTAGGATATTCATGTATGTCTTTCCGTAATGGAAGCTGAAAAGGCTGTTAAATTCCGGGAAAAGCATATCTAGTGATTTCTGGATTTTATGACCTACTGGGTTGAACGAAAAGTAAAGATCACTGTGCAAGCGGGTAAGACTTTTCATTTCATTCAGTTCGAAAAAAGATTTATCCACTTTTCTGTAGAGTTTCTTCCTCTCTGGGTAATCTAGTATTTCTGCGATTTGTACCGAATCTAGTTCATCATTTTTAGTGATGTTACGTGTCAATTTTCTGTCAGCGTTTGTTGTAACTGGATTTATGAGATAAACGTTGTATTCCTTATTTATCAGATACCACAGCAGGTTAAAGTGATAATGGCCGGTATCTTCCATGCCAATTTTAATGTTGTCTTTCGAATAAGACTTGATTGTTTCTTCAAGTTTTTTGAAACCATCAATGTTGTTTTGGATAGTCATTGGCTTACCAATGACATTGCCTGTTTCTAGATCGACGATAGTGAAGACATGTTTATTCTTCTAGGCGTCAATTCCTAATGAAATCATAAGTAAATGATCCTTTCATTACGATATTTGTGATTGCGTTGAACCCACAAGACTTAAACTGTAAAATCTGGTGCCAAATGCGAATTCAAAGACTCATCTAACTCATGTTTGCTCGTTGAATAAGCTTGTGGTATGAGACTTCTCTAAGTAGTCAAAGCTACAGGTTTTGTAATAAATCCACATACACATTCACGTTTTCAAACATATACTATTTCTAAACCGTAATCAACTACGGATATAAAGTTGATAGAAAGGAAATGTATATTTCTATTAGCTCGATGAGCTAATTAGAATATACCAGATTTTGATATGAAAAAAGGAAAAAAATTAAGCACAGCTTCAGCTTTGTCAGCAGTCCTGATGGCTGGTGCAATTATGAATGCAGTGCCTGCTTTTGCAGCGAACAACACGGGAGCTACTGCAGATCCATCAGCGACTGTGACAACTAAAACAACATTTGACAAGTATCTGGTAATGAAAAAGAACGCAAACGTTCCAAATGCTACATTCAGCTATACAGTGTCTATTCCAACAGATGATGAAATGAAAAGTCTTCCTAATCCGGAAGATACAAATGGAACAAATCTTACTATAAGAAAGGGTATTGGTTCACCAACGGCATCATCTACAACGTTTGAAGCAGGTGATCAGACATTTGATTCAGCACAGACAGTAAGAACAAACACAGACTCAAAAACATATGATGAAAAAACAGCTGATCAGGTTATTGGATTAGACAAAGATCATAAATACGCAAAGCAGACATCTACAGTTGATTTTTCAAAGGTAACATTCAGCGAACCGGGTGTCTACAGATACAAGATCACAGAAAATGATACCAGTGAAAAGGGCATCACAAAGGACTCAACAGCAAGATATCTGGACGTTTATGTGGAATCAGACGATAATGGGAAACTGAGCATTCAAGGATACGTCTTCCATACAGCAAATAAAGCACAAAAAAAGGATGGCACAAATCCTGAAGAAAAAAACAAAGGATTCACAAACACCTATACAACACAGGATCTTACACTTACAAAAACTGTTACAGGAAATCAGGGGTTCAGAGATCAGTACTTCAAATTTCATGTAGATATTACAGATCTTGACGGAGGAGCACGATTATTCCTGACTGATAAGGACGGCCACAAGCCATACAAGAGCACAGACACAGTTGCCTATGCCTACAATGCAGGTACAGGCAAAAGAGATGGCGGTCAGAAACGTTTTGTGGCAACAGAAGGAAAAGGATCGTTCGCCGATGTCTCCGCTCCAGCTGGGGCAGATGCCGACATGTCAGGACTTGCACTTACCGCTAACGACAGCGGAAATGCATCCTTCGACGTATACCTGAAACACGGTGAATCACTGAAAGTCAACGGTCTTACTGAAGGCGCAAAATACACTGTAACGGAAACAAGTGAAGATTATTCTGCATCCGCTACAAAAAATGCTCAGGCTATCGATCTGACGCATAGCAAAGACGATCATACCGATGCAATTGCTACGCAGACATTGGCAGGGGACGAAACCATTGCATATACAAATGACCGTGAAGGCGTTCTTCCAACTGGTATTTATCACAATAACCGTGCAGCATTCAACATCATGGGCATTGCGGCAGCTGGCGGAGCAATTGCCATTGTCATCAGAAAGCGCAGAAAAAACGTTGAACAGGCACTGAAAAATTCGAATAAATAATGAGCAGAAAGCAGCTCATTTATAAGTGGCTATGGCCGTTTGAAAAGCTAGTCATTCTGGCTGTAGCCATTTCTGCTGTTCTGATTTTTGTCTTCAGCTTTCATGTATGCGATGGATCATCGATGTATCCGACAATCAGCGATGGAGACATGTGCCTTTTCTATCGTCTGGATACACCGGCAAGAGGAGATATCGTTTCCTATAAGACGCCATCCGGCATAAAGATCGGAAGAGCGGTCGGCATCGCCGGAGACAGAGTAAGCATTGATCATGAAAAGCTTTATGTCAACGGATATGAGCAGGAGTCATTCTACACTGTGCCGGGAAACGTTGCGGAACATACAGTAAAAAGCGGTGAAATATTTGTAGTCAATGACTACCGTACTGATACGTCAGATTCCAGAAAATATGGAGATATTTCGCTGAAGAATGTGGAAGGCGTGTATTTTGCATCACTTCGGACAGGAGGCGTTTCATAATGGGGATGAATTTTCTCAAAAAGCTTGGCGAATACGACGGAAGAACGCCGGAGGAAAGAGCGTATGCCATCGTCAACCATGTTGTAGATTTCTTTATTACGGCAGTTATTGTTGTTGCAATGATCATTGGCGGATATTCGTTCTACATCTATCAGCGTCAGCTTCACAAAGCAGACATCGGTTATACAGGCTATACAATGGAACAGCTTGGAGCAGTGGGATGGATCACGATTGATCATACAGACATTGACTATCCGATCATGCAGGGGAAGACAAATACTGAATACATGAACAGAAACCCGCTTGGGGAAATGTCGCTGTCAGGAAGCATTTTTCTTGATTCGGCATCAAAAAGCGATTTTTCTGATCCGTATTCGATTATCTACGGGCATCATATGGCTCAGGGAAAGATGTTCGGCGCTCTTGACGCCTACCATGATAACGGCTATCTGAAAAAACATGCGACAGGGATTCTCAAAACAAGAAAAGGAAATACATACAGCCTGAAGATTGTTTCATGCATCAGCATAAGCGGAAAAAATCAGACAGTGTTTGACGTTCAGCAGAACATCAGCGACAAGAGAAAAGAACTGATCAGACTTTCGCCTGAGCTTGCAGGAAATAAGAAGATACTTGCGCTTTCAACCTGTCAGGATACGGAAACAGACGAAAGAACAGTCGTGTTTGCGACGTACGAATAGCAGAAAACATAATACAAAAAGAAAGGAAGTTTTTTCATGAGATTTATCAGAAATGCAGTCTTTGCATGTATTGCGGGAATGTGCCTGATGTGTGCTCCTGTTCATGCAGAAACGCCATCACTTGAAGTAAACATTCCTGTCACCTGTTCAGACAAAAACGCTCATACATTTACAATTTCATCAAATGATGCACCTCTTCCGGAAAAAACAGAGATGACGCTCAACAACAGTCAGGGAAATTTTACTGTGATATTAAGCGAGCCAAAGAACTATCATTATGCCATTACTGATGATCAGAAAGATACATATGAAGTAAGTGTGCTTGTTACAACAGATAAAAGCGGTAAGCTTTCTTCTGAACTGACGGCAACAAAAGACGGAAAATACAAGAAAGACATTATCTACAGTTATGACGGATCAAAGCCTGAAGAGCTGGGCAAAAAAACATCAACAAAAAAGCCAGAGCCTGTAAAGAAGAAAAAAACTTCTGTGATCAACGACGGATCAATGCTTGAAGAGCTGGGCAAAAAAACACCAACAAGAAAGCCAAAGCCTGTAAAGAAGAAAAAAACTTCTGTGGTCAACACAGGCGATCCAACAGAAATTGCAAAATGGTGTGCAGGGCTTGGCATCTCTGCCGTTCTTGCTATTACTCTTTTAAAAAAGGTCAAAAACAATGAGAAATAATCTCAGAAAAATAAAACACTTATAGAAGGAGGAGAATGCATAATATGAAGAAGATTAAAAACTGCATGAGGTCAACTCTTGCAGTCTTCACAGTGATGGCAGTAATATTTTCACTGATTTTGCCGTCACCGGTTGTAAAAGCTGAAGGCACAGGTGATCAGCAGCTTGAAAAGATTGAATCATTCAATGCAACACTTGAAAAAGGTGCAACGCTTGAAAACGGCAAATACATCTGGAACACAAAAACAGATGCGGACGATCATCGGTTTGTGTTCCGTGTAGATTACTCCATGTCAGGCGTCAAAGAGCTTGAACCGGGAGCCATAAAGATATGGATCCCAAAGACGATCCTGAAGGACAGAAGCGGAAAATACGCTGACTACATGGATCTTTCCATTCCGTCAGAGGATGAATACAATTCAGCTTCTGAAGAGGATAAAAAAGACGTCAACTATGTCTGGAAGGAGCTGAAAGAGAGTGATCCTTCATACAAGGATCACGAAAACTGCATTGAGATCACCAATGTGAAGCAAAGGACAGCAGGCGAGAACGGATACTTTGAAGTCGCCTATGTCACGAACGAACAGACATTCGAATACAAGGATGAAGTGAAATACGATGCTGACCAGAATAAGTATACAATTAATGAAAAGCCTCAGAGCGATCCGTTCTATGCGAATATTTCCGTAACGAACATATCTGATGGGAAGCCTCAGACCGTAACAGCATCATCTGACAAGATTCCTGTCTATATCAATACGACAGCAGAAATCTCTTCTACTGACAAACGCTATCCGAACAAGATGTATCGTAAATGGCAGTCATCATGGGGCAAGCAGCCTGATGAAGCGAAAGACAAATATTTCCTTGTATGGGAAATCGTGTCAAAAATCAAAAAGGATCCGACACAGCCTTTTACGTTCACGCTGGAAGATACGCCTGTTTCGAAAGAACTGCATCTTCTTGGATACAGCATGGGATCACAAAGCGGACCGTTTACAACAGCGAAAGAAAAGGGAAATCAGGTGACAGGTCAGCGAAGCGACAGGGACCGCTATGACTATGTGCTCACATACTATGACCCTGCCGAATTCAAGGGCAAGGACTACTATGAGCTGAAGAACTCAGTAAAGGCGACTGTCACGCCGGAAGACGGCATAGACGCTCCGACAAGCGCAAACTCGTCAAAAGTGTGGGAATGGGATACGCCTAAGTTTGTGCATCCTACAGGTCACTTCTATGGCGAAAAGTACGGTGACAATAACTGGCATGCAAAGTTCGGCTACTATCACGACTACTCGTCCTATTCGCTCGATAAAATGCAGAAAAAGGATATAAACAGCATTGATACGTTCAGATATTATATCGACTCCTACGGGTATCCCCTTCCATGGACGCGAGATGGAGATGCTGACGATCCTTCATCATACGGACGAAAGAAAGTAACATATCAGCTTTCTGATGATGAGCTGTATCTCGAAGACAAGATCACGACAAAGGATGTCGGCACCGACCAGCTTGAATTCGGCATTCCGGAAGGTGCACGCAGGCTTGACAGTAGTGACTATCAGTTCCTGTATGCGGACTGGAATATATCATCACAGTTCAGAAAATACGATGACACCGAGAAGAAGTTTGTCACTGATCCGGATGGAAAATACTCATCATCTGATGTTATTCATTTCTGGGTAAAGACTAACGAGAAGGACAGCCATGACGGTAAGTACAAAGAAGTTGCTTCATACAATCTCGGCAGCGAAAAAGCTTCAATCAGTGACAGCAGCATTGTCAAAGAGCTGACGCGCGATCGTATTACATTCAAAAGCGATAAGGATGACCCAAGCGTCACCGGCATCAGATTTACCACATCAAACGCATACTACTACACAAAAATTGAAGCCTATCCGATGGTCAGACTGAAAAACTCCGATTACGTCATGAAAAAACTCTTCAAAGATGAAAATCCGAAAAATGTAACGGAAAACAACTGCAAGAGCCTGATCAGACTGCACAATTTTGCTCAGAGCAATGTCTATCAGGCTGAAGAAGATGCTGATGTCAAAGACGACAACTTAATATACGGGGTGAAGGTTTATGCCTTTGACAGAGCCATCAGGCCAAAGAAGGAGTCAGAGATCCACAAGCACATTGTTTCAACAGGCTCCAACAAGATAAAAAAGAGATACGTCATCAGATGGAAGATCACACCAAGAGAGACGCTGACAACTGATTCAGGCACTGACTATCTTGTGCAGGACTCAGGCACATTCTATGATCTTCTGCCAAAGGGAACACATCTGCAGAAGGGCAGCATAGATGTCGAGACAGAAAAAGGCATGCTCTCGCATTCATCATTCAGCTATTCCGTTGAAGAGGACTACAAGGGGAGCGGACGTGATCTGATAAAGGTCAGCGTTCCGGTGCAAGCAAAATACTATAATCTGTATCTCAACGCTGAAATGTCATGGGATGCCATTCACGACTACGGCACAAAAATCAATAACCCGGTAGCCTATGAGACAGGCAATGACGAGATCTATAACGGCTATCCTGACGATGACTATGTTGACAGTTCCGGCACTGTCCATAAGTTGCCTCTGTCAGACGTTAATAAGGCTTATATGACAAAGCTTGATCCGAAATGCACGACAAACCGCTTCATCTATGATGAAGAGCCGCATGATATTGACACTCTGACAGCTGCTGTTTCAGGGCTGAAGAAGCAAATAAAGGATTCTCACGATGCCTCTTATTCGTATGAAACATATACAACAACTAACGGCAGCTACTCATATAA harbors:
- a CDS encoding glycogen/starch/alpha-glucan phosphorylase; this encodes MELEKMLEEKAQQLFNGTLRDLTDEQTYITLLSVVKELLADKKTIEGERKVYYFSAEFLIGKLMSNNLINLGIRKEVKEILNKNGKSLSEIEEIENEPSLGNGGLGRLAACFLDSIATLGLPGDGIGLNYHLGLFKQEFKDNKQYETPNPWIGEYSWLNKTKKSYMVEYKDFCLKSTLYDIDVLGYKGDKNKLHLFDIDTVDESIVHDGIAFDKENLLKNLTLFLYPDDSDEDGKKLRVYQQYFMVSNGAQMILEDLKRRKIPLTELDKYVCIQINDTHPSLVIPELIRLLMKEGLTFKKCVQIVSRTCAYTNHTILAEALEKWPMYYLEEIVPQLVPIIEALDAVANERSDNPKTAIIDENKLVHMASMDIHFGFSINGVAAIHTDILKQSELKDFYDLYPKKFNNKTNGITFRRWLMDCDEELTDFIDSLIGEDYKTDADELTKLRDYLNDHDALTRLLDIKQTKKNQLAKVLYDKEGIKVDPESIFDIQIKRLHEYKRQQMNVLYIIYQYLQIKAGHLPAHPITCIFGAKAAPAYILAKDIIHTILCLQQIIDADPEVSPYLKVVMVTNYNVTYAEQLIPACDLSEQISLASKEASGTGNMKMMLNGAVTIGTDDGANVEIHDLVGDKNIYIFGIDSDTVIKHYEKADYHPADVLAKDPELKKLVDFIVSDEMVKVGDHECLERLHHDLCTKDWFMALIDAKDYIETKERAIKDYNDRYAWAKKMLINISAAGYFSSDRTIRQYNEDIWKLK
- the malQ gene encoding 4-alpha-glucanotransferase, which gives rise to MKTSGNLNREAGILMPVSMLNGPHGIGDFGECARHFLRSTAKAGFAIWQLLPLNPLGYGNSPYQPYSSFAGDEIYISLDELTKEGLIGEVPHFNAMNHHIDYEGVRQFKEKYLREAFAHFKEDEDYAAFIKRAFWLDDYAKFMTLKKANGNKQWNEWTTFDVDDNEVAYIKFLQFIFDKQWAALKDYAHALHLQVMGDMPIYVGLDSADVYSHKECFLLDQNDKPTAVAGVPPDYFSEDGQLWGNPLYDWDYLKDHGYSFWMERLSWNKDLFDIVRIDHFRAFDTYWKVPAGETTAKNGEWILGPAYDFFDAVFAKFPDLNVVAEDLGDLRKEVLELKDHYHMLGMRIVEYSFGPDEEKHNFVLPAFAIAYTGTHDNAPVNGWYHDLPKNERRRLRKIMSHYPYHGDMANKLVRFTLDSPCVKAIIPMFDLLGLGNEARINTPGTIGEPNWCYKLNTLDAYDRKIHRIHLLLEKSHRI
- a CDS encoding transposase, which gives rise to MPNIGEEYALESHLNQYMLLSKGLTKVDKKIEEFSKKTNSPILTIPEISHTSCITILAEIRCISNFNSVSKLTKYIDTPMHYESSQYEQRHSAITKKGNKYLRKMLYQVITPVINNNKVFKDFYDKKISEGKSHRCAQGHCVRKLIRILFHILITGELIDSAKLV
- a CDS encoding IS110 family transposase, whose product is MTIQNNIDGFKKLEETIKSYSKDNIKIGMEDTGHYHFNLLWYLINKEYNVYLINPVTTNADRKLTRNITKNDELDSVQIAEILDYPERKKLYRKVDKSFFELNEMKSLTRLHSDLYFSFNPVGHKIQKSLDMLFPEFNSLFSFHYGKTYMNILKAFK
- a CDS encoding DUF7601 domain-containing protein, which translates into the protein MKKGKKLSTASALSAVLMAGAIMNAVPAFAANNTGATADPSATVTTKTTFDKYLVMKKNANVPNATFSYTVSIPTDDEMKSLPNPEDTNGTNLTIRKGIGSPTASSTTFEAGDQTFDSAQTVRTNTDSKTYDEKTADQVIGLDKDHKYAKQTSTVDFSKVTFSEPGVYRYKITENDTSEKGITKDSTARYLDVYVESDDNGKLSIQGYVFHTANKAQKKDGTNPEEKNKGFTNTYTTQDLTLTKTVTGNQGFRDQYFKFHVDITDLDGGARLFLTDKDGHKPYKSTDTVAYAYNAGTGKRDGGQKRFVATEGKGSFADVSAPAGADADMSGLALTANDSGNASFDVYLKHGESLKVNGLTEGAKYTVTETSEDYSASATKNAQAIDLTHSKDDHTDAIATQTLAGDETIAYTNDREGVLPTGIYHNNRAAFNIMGIAAAGGAIAIVIRKRRKNVEQALKNSNK
- the lepB gene encoding signal peptidase I, which gives rise to MSRKQLIYKWLWPFEKLVILAVAISAVLIFVFSFHVCDGSSMYPTISDGDMCLFYRLDTPARGDIVSYKTPSGIKIGRAVGIAGDRVSIDHEKLYVNGYEQESFYTVPGNVAEHTVKSGEIFVVNDYRTDTSDSRKYGDISLKNVEGVYFASLRTGGVS
- a CDS encoding class B sortase, which produces MGMNFLKKLGEYDGRTPEERAYAIVNHVVDFFITAVIVVAMIIGGYSFYIYQRQLHKADIGYTGYTMEQLGAVGWITIDHTDIDYPIMQGKTNTEYMNRNPLGEMSLSGSIFLDSASKSDFSDPYSIIYGHHMAQGKMFGALDAYHDNGYLKKHATGILKTRKGNTYSLKIVSCISISGKNQTVFDVQQNISDKRKELIRLSPELAGNKKILALSTCQDTETDERTVVFATYE